AAGAAAATAACCTCCGTATCCGGGTATATGGGGAGACGGGGTCTATTGAGTGGCATCAAGAAAATCCCAATTACCTTTACGTTCGTTATATCGATAAGCCTTCTGAGATTTACAGCCGGGGAAGTGGATATCTGAAAGAGCTGGTTCAAGCCAATCAACGTCTCCCTTATGGGCATCCCGAGGGATTTATTGAAGCTTTTGCGAATATCTATAAGCGGGCGGCGAATGCGATTCGTGCCAAGAAAGATGGCACTGCCCCATCACCGATTGACCTCGATTTTCCTACCGTTGTCGATGGTGTTTTGGGGGTCCATTTTATTCTGAAGTGCGTGGAAAGCGGTAAGAGCGGGGCATGGGTTGATGCCTCGTATAATCTCCCAGCATGAGGAGGTGGAATTGATCGAGGGATATGATTGAATTTTGGTGGTTTCCGAAGTTTCGAAAAATGGAAAAGGGAGGTAAAGTGATATGGCCACACAAATTAAGGGTCCAGCGATTTTTTTAGCCCAGTTTACCACACCAAACCCGCCTCGTAACAACATTGAGAATTTTGCGCAATGGGCTTCGGATCTGGGGTTTAAGGGATTACAGGTCCCTTCATGGGATCCGAACATGATTGACCTTGACAAAGCTGCCACATCTAAAATGTATTGTGATGACTATGCCGGAAGGCTTGGGAAAAAAAACTTGACTGTAACCGACCTCTATGGTCTCCAGGGTCAAATGATTGCTATTCATCCGGCTATGGAGGATCTATTTGCTTCTTTCCATCCAGCTGGTCTTAAAGGAAAAGCACTGGTAGAGTGGGCGCAACGAGAACTCATGAAGATCGTTGATGCCTCGGTTAACTTAGGATGTAAAGGTGTTCCAGTGCTTTCGGGTGGTATGGCTTGGAATTTTGTCTACCCCTGGCCACAACGTCCAGCGGGACTGATTGAAATGGCGTACAAGGAATTGGCCAAACGCTGGTTACCGGTTTTAAACTATGCGGCTGATAAAGGAATTACCATTAATTTTGAACTCCATCCCGGCTGTGACCTCTTCGATGGTGCAACTTTTGATATGTTTTTGGATTACACCAACAACCATCCGGCGGCATGCATCAACTACGATCCGAGCCATTTTGTGTTGCAGCAGCTCGATTACATCGAATTCATCAGAGTATATGCCGACCGAATTAAGGGATTTCACGTTAAAGACGGGGAGTTTGTGCCCAGCGCAAAACAGGGTGTATATTCTGGAATGCAACCTTGGCCGAAAAGAGCGGGTCGTTTCCGTACCGTTGGTGATGGTCAGGTCAACTTCAAAAAAGTCTTCAGTCTCCTTACCGAGATTGGTTTTGATGGCTGGGCAGTTTTAGAGTGGGAAGATCCGGTGCGGAGTCCGGATCAGGCGGCGGAAATTGCGGTTCAATTTATCGAAGACCATCTCATTGAGGTTGCTGAATATGCTTTTGATAACTTCTTAGCCACCGGTGTGAACGAAGAGGAGAATAAGAGGATTTTGGGAATTGTTGATTAGGTAAAAGGAGGTTGGGAACCATGAAAAAAGTACTCGGGATTTGTGTCACCGTATTGTTCATTATGGTTTCTGGGTTGGCTTTTGCTGCCCGCGAGCTTCCTCCCGATGCTGTTGTGGCTGGTGTGGTCAATGCCAACGAACGTTTGGAAGACGGGACTGTCGGCGTGGATATGAGTGTACTCGCACTTACCCCCGAGGATGAGCAAAAGCTTCGGGATGGTAACTACACTGCAGCGATCGTCATGCATGTTCTTGATTCTTCCTGGTCACAGCAGCAGATTGCCGGAATGAAATCGATTTTTGATAAATACAACGTCAAAGTGATTTCCATTACGGGCGCTAATGCTCAGCCCGAGGTACAGATGGACAACATCGAAAGTGTTATCGCAATGAAACCGGATGTGATCCTCAGCATCCCTGTTGATCAGACCTCCGAAACCCCTGCATACCTGAAAATCGCCGAAGCAGGTATTAAACTTGTGCTCCTTGACATGATTCCCGTCATGCTCGAGCATGGGCAACACTATGTAACAGTGGTGTCGTCTTCAAGTTACGGAAATGGGGTGGCTGCGGCGGATATCATGGCCTATGAATTCATCAAAAGAGGTGTCGAGAACCCCAAAGTTGCAGTGATGAAACTGAACTTTAAGCATTTTGTCACTGAAGAGCGGTTGCGCGGTTTTAAGGAACGCGTAAGTCAGGCGTATCCATGGATCAACATTGTGGCAGAGTATGATTTCCCTTTTGATATGCCTAAGGTGACCGAAATTTCCGCCGGAATGCTTACCGCTTACCCTGACCTTGATGGAGCGTTTGTCATCTGGATGACTCCGGCAATGTCACTTGTTGCAGCAGCGAGGGAGCTTGGGAAAGATCCAAAGAAGTTCGTGATTACCACCGTGGACCTTGAGGAGGATGGGGCGTATGAAATTGCTTCGGATGGGTACATTAAGGGTACTGGTGCTCAGGATCCCTATACCAATGGTCAAGCCGAAGCACTCGCCGCCTGTCGGGCAATTTTAGGGTATGAAAATCCCAAGTACATCGCTGTTCCTGGTTATGCTGTTTCTCGGCAAAACATCATTGAGGGATATAAGAAGATTTTAGGTGTGGAGCCACCGGACAAGATTAAGCAGGCGGCGATGCAGCAATAAGGAATTGGGAATAGTCTGGGTTGACCGAAAAGAGGTCAACCCAGACTGGAAATGGGGCGGTCATCATGATAACAGTGGAAACCTTGGAAAAGAGCGATGGTTTGGCTACCTCTCAGAACGTGATTATGTGCCTTCGGGGAGTTAAAAAGAGTTTTCCTGGGGTGCAGGCTCTAAAGGGAGTTGATTTTGAACTGCGTCGAGGTGAAGTGCACGCCCTTATTGGTGAAAACGGGGCTGGAAAATCAACCCTGGTGAAGATTGTTATGGGCGTTTATCGCAAAGACGAGGGCGTCATGCTCCTCGATGGGCGTGAGGTCGATTTTTCCAATCCCGAACAAGCTCGGGAACATGGTATTACCATGGTTTTCCAAGAGCTCAGTTTAATCCCTTATCTGGATGTGGCCCAGAATATCTTTTTGGGAAGAGAACCTAAAAACAAGTTCGGTCTTGTCAAGTATCGGGAACTTTATCGCTGGGCAAGGGAACTGATCGAAAGATACCATCTCCAGGTACCGTTCAAAGTTTCGGATACAATCGTTTCCTTGGGTCGGGGAAACTGTCAAATTGTGGAAATTTTAAAGGCGCTCGCTCGGGAGGCCAAGGTGCTCATACTCGATGAACCGACGGCCTCTCTTACCAAGGATGAAGAAGATAGTCTCTATGAAATTATCATGACCCTGAA
This window of the Atribacterota bacterium genome carries:
- a CDS encoding sugar phosphate isomerase/epimerase, which produces MATQIKGPAIFLAQFTTPNPPRNNIENFAQWASDLGFKGLQVPSWDPNMIDLDKAATSKMYCDDYAGRLGKKNLTVTDLYGLQGQMIAIHPAMEDLFASFHPAGLKGKALVEWAQRELMKIVDASVNLGCKGVPVLSGGMAWNFVYPWPQRPAGLIEMAYKELAKRWLPVLNYAADKGITINFELHPGCDLFDGATFDMFLDYTNNHPAACINYDPSHFVLQQLDYIEFIRVYADRIKGFHVKDGEFVPSAKQGVYSGMQPWPKRAGRFRTVGDGQVNFKKVFSLLTEIGFDGWAVLEWEDPVRSPDQAAEIAVQFIEDHLIEVAEYAFDNFLATGVNEEENKRILGIVD
- a CDS encoding substrate-binding domain-containing protein — translated: MKKVLGICVTVLFIMVSGLAFAARELPPDAVVAGVVNANERLEDGTVGVDMSVLALTPEDEQKLRDGNYTAAIVMHVLDSSWSQQQIAGMKSIFDKYNVKVISITGANAQPEVQMDNIESVIAMKPDVILSIPVDQTSETPAYLKIAEAGIKLVLLDMIPVMLEHGQHYVTVVSSSSYGNGVAAADIMAYEFIKRGVENPKVAVMKLNFKHFVTEERLRGFKERVSQAYPWINIVAEYDFPFDMPKVTEISAGMLTAYPDLDGAFVIWMTPAMSLVAAARELGKDPKKFVITTVDLEEDGAYEIASDGYIKGTGAQDPYTNGQAEALAACRAILGYENPKYIAVPGYAVSRQNIIEGYKKILGVEPPDKIKQAAMQQ